GGCGTGTTCCTAGGAGTCGCGCTCCCTGAGCACTTTCCCTGGATGGCCTCACTGAACCCGTACAGCACCCTGAGGAGTAGGGTTCATTAGCCCATTCTGTGGATGAGGAAACAGTAGGGCGCCCAAGGCCCCGCAGCCAGGGATGGGTCCGGACTGGGACTTGGGTCTGTGAGAAATCCCAGACCGCCGTCTTGACTCTGCAAACGCTCTTTGCCAGTCTGGAAGCCAGGGGCTCCCCCCATCCCGAACGCGCGTTCACCGAACGTGGTCAGGGCCAGGGCGCCAGGGCCGAGCCAGGCGCCGCGGGGACTCCCCGGCAGCGCGTTCTCCTCTGCGCCGGGAGAGGGTCCGGCGCCGGCGCGCCTCTCCCCGCGGGCTCGCCCCGGACTCCGGCGGGCGCAGCGCGGGGAGTGTGCGCGCCAGGGCACAGGTGCGGCGGGTGCGCGGGGAGCAGGAGGATGCGAGCGCGGAGCGCGGGGGCTGGGGCCCGGGCCCCAGGAGCGGAGAGGGACCGCGGCGCCGCAGCAGCGCTCGCCCGGCGCCGGCAGCTCCGGCCGCCGCCCCCTCGGGGCTGGGTCGCGCTTCGCTTCTCGGGGCCCAACCGGACACAGCCACGGCCGCCGCTGCCCTGCGCCCTGGCGGCTCCCGGGGACAGCCTGGCTGCCCCGGCCGCTTCCTGCCCCCAGCGCGGGCACTGGATGGGGGCAACGCGGCGACAGACCCGGAGGCGCTCCAGGAGGCGAGAGCGGTCACCGCGCGCTCCGGGGTCCCGACGCAACGTTCGGTGAGCGCCCCGCGGGGCCCTGGGAGCCCTTAGCCTCGGGTACCGGCACGCCAGCCCCCGGTGCCTGATGGGGCCGCCCTGCGGGAGTAGGGCTGAAGTTGGGACCGCGCGCAGCCCTCCCCTGCCGCTGAGCCCGACATGCTGCGGCCGGGGCGCAATGGCACCGCGTACCGCGCGTGGTTCGGGCGGCGGTATCTGGCGCAGGGGGGCGCCGTGGGGGGCTCGGCGGGAGCGGCGCCGCTGGGGCCCGCGCAGGTGGTCACCGCCGGCCTCCTGACCCTGCTCATCGTCTGGACCCTGCTGGGCAACGTGCTGGTGTGCGCGGCCATCGTGCGCAGCCGCCACCTGCGCGCCAAGATGACCAACGTCTTCATCGTGTCTCTGGCTGTGTCTGATCTCTTGGTGGCACTGCTGGTCATGCCCTGGAAGGCGGTCGCAGAAGTGGCCGGTTACTGGCCCTTTGGGACCTTCTGTGACGTCTGGGTGGCCTTCGACATCATGTGTTCCACTGCCTCCATCCTGAACCTGTGTGTCATCAGCTTGGACCGCTACTGGGCCATCTCCAAGCCCTTCCGCTACCAGCGCAAGATGACCCAGCGCATGGCCTTTGCCATGGTCGGCCTGGCTTGGACCTTGTCCATACTCATCTCCTTCATCCCAGTCCAGCTCCACTGGCACAGGGACAAAGCAGGCTCCTGGCGCGGGATGAACGCGCCATCCAACCTGGCCAATGGGACGCCCTGGGAGGAAGCCGGGGAGCCACAGTTGAGGGCAGAGAACTGTGACTCCAGCCTGAACCGAACCTACGCCATCTCCTCCTCGTTGATCAGCTTCTACATCCCGGTGGCCATCATGATTGTGACCTACACGCGCATCTACCGCATCGCCCAGGTGCAGATCCGCAGGATTTCCTCCCTGGAGAGGGCCGCGGAGCACGCGCAGAGCTGCCGGAGCCGTGCGGCCTGTGCGCCTGACACCAGCCTGCGGGCATCCATCAAGAAGGAGACCAAGGTCCTTAAGACCCTGTCGCTGATCATGGGGGTCTTCGTGTGCTGCTGGCTGCCCTTCTTCATCCTTAACTGCATGGTCCCCTTCTGCAGTGGACGCCCCGAGGGTCCTCGGGCGGGCTTCCCCTGCGTCAGCGAGACCACCTTCGACGTGTTTGTCTGGTTCGGCTGGGCCAACTCCTCCCTCAACCCGGTCATCTACGCCTTCAACGCCGACTTCCGGAAGGTGTTTGCCCAGCTGCTGGGGTGCAGCCGCCTCTGCTTCCGCACCCCGGTGGAGGCAGTGAACATCAGCAATGAGCTCATCTCCTACAACCAGGACACCGTCTTCCACAAGGAGATTGCAGCAGCCTACATGCACATGATCCCCAATGCCGTGACCCCGGGGGACGAGGATGTGgacaaggaggagaaagagggccCTTTCGACCAGATGTCCCAGATCTCTCAGACGTCCCCAGGTGGTGACCCTGCTGCCGAGTATGCCTGGGAGCTGGACTGCGAGGGTGAGATTTCATTAGGCAAAATAACGCCTTTCACCCCAAATGGATTCCATGAAACCGCGTAAGAAATGCCCCTGGTGGGTCTGGATAGCTGCACAGACATGAACAAGCATGCGGAACACACAGGGACACACAGATATGTTTGCAGGGCTGCTCAGGCGATCACGTGTTCCATTTGTGTTGTAGCCCATGTGCTCAGAAACCTCACCAGTCTGATTTGTTGTTTGAAGAAATTGGCAGAAGCAGTTGGAATAAACTCAAATATATCCAGCCTGGTAGAGATGGACTAATGTTCTTGCTAGACAAGAGAAGATGGTGTTTGGTTCTCAAAAAAAAGGGGGcacttggaatttaaaaatataccccTTCCCCCTTTAAACAAGTGGATTGTTCAGTGTTACTGTGTTCGGGATCATATTAAACAGGTTCCATGTGTGTGTAGTGCTGATGGGTGTGTGTGGCTCTCCCGTGTCTTGCTTCCTGTGGCCCTGTGTTAATGCAGTTTCTGTTCTGTGTGTGTCTTAGGACAGCTGAGGAATTCTTCCTGATTTGTTCTGGTGTCTAATAAACACAAATTACGTGTATTATGGGGTGATTATCTTTGCTTTGCCAGACCCGTTTTCAGGACAGCCTTTGGAGAAACCACAAGAACATCCTTAAGAGCAGGGGAGATTTTGGCTGAGTCTGGAAGcacgtatttattttctttacagacAGCTTGGACTTAAAGGTATACACAGGGGCAAGGGACCTGGAGAACCTTCTGATTTCTCAGGTTCTTTTTCATTAGATACATCTTGATCCTGTGCACCAAATACGGACTTCTCAAGCCCAgaattctaatatatttttttcataaggaatcttctttttaaaataatgtaacatAAACCTCTTCTCTGGATTCCTAGATGATGCTATCAGTTCACTGAGGAGATGATATAGGATAATAGCTCGATCTTTCTCAATCTCAAACCTAGAGTGTTTTAGAGTTACATGGCTTTTGATCAACCATGTTTTCTGAAGGACTTTGAAATGTGTGAGCCgatatgctttaaaaaaacaaatgccaTTTTTAAATAGGCATTTTCATTTCATAATAAGAAATGAGGCAAGGCATTTTAACTAAAATCTGGGAGCCAGAGATGATATCCAAATGAACTTAAAGTTGGAAAATACGTTGGTTGAGATGCCCAACAAAAAACCCCAATGGATtccagtctttttgttttctctttctgcggTCTGCACAGTGAAGGGGAGCATTTTATTCCAGAACTGTTCCAGTTGAGAGCATATTATTACCATTAGATCTAAATGTGAGCGTTGTTAATGGAAGCAAATGAAATGTAAATATGCAATTTCTAACAAGTCCCTACTTTGAAGCAGGTTTATCAAGGACAGTTCAATCAGTTTCAGTTTCCCTAGGGATAATTTTATTGTCAGTCTACTGAACAACCATGTCTTTTTCACTATAAAATGTACAGCACCTGGCATGTAAGtaaagcttaataaatatttgtggaataaataacAGACTATTTCTGGAACAGTGAGATTGAAAGCATACCCTGTT
This sequence is a window from Manis pentadactyla isolate mManPen7 chromosome 5, mManPen7.hap1, whole genome shotgun sequence. Protein-coding genes within it:
- the DRD5 gene encoding D(1B) dopamine receptor — protein: MLRPGRNGTAYRAWFGRRYLAQGGAVGGSAGAAPLGPAQVVTAGLLTLLIVWTLLGNVLVCAAIVRSRHLRAKMTNVFIVSLAVSDLLVALLVMPWKAVAEVAGYWPFGTFCDVWVAFDIMCSTASILNLCVISLDRYWAISKPFRYQRKMTQRMAFAMVGLAWTLSILISFIPVQLHWHRDKAGSWRGMNAPSNLANGTPWEEAGEPQLRAENCDSSLNRTYAISSSLISFYIPVAIMIVTYTRIYRIAQVQIRRISSLERAAEHAQSCRSRAACAPDTSLRASIKKETKVLKTLSLIMGVFVCCWLPFFILNCMVPFCSGRPEGPRAGFPCVSETTFDVFVWFGWANSSLNPVIYAFNADFRKVFAQLLGCSRLCFRTPVEAVNISNELISYNQDTVFHKEIAAAYMHMIPNAVTPGDEDVDKEEKEGPFDQMSQISQTSPGGDPAAEYAWELDCEGEISLGKITPFTPNGFHETA